The genomic interval GGCCGCGCACCGAGCGAGCGATACTTTCTAACTGCGAAGCCGTGTTGTAGCGATTCTGCTGTACGGAATGAAACAGCAGAATTACGCAGAAAAGCAGTACAAACAGCATGGTGACGGCAGAGACCATCGCCATCTGTTTGATTGTTAAGGAACGGCTGACACGCAAAATGACTCTCCACAAAACTCGAAGCGCAGGGCGCGCCAGGGTGTAAACCTGGCGCGCCTGAGTATACCCGATTGCCGCGCTATTAAGAGAGACTTACAAATGGATTAAGGAAAATCCGATTACCAGTCCGCATAAGGGATGAGCGGCTGCGGCGGTAAGTCCATATCGCCCTGCCAGCCTGCAGCAGAGTAGCGCACATAGATCAGCGCATGGCTTGGGGTATAGTCTTTCGCTTCCTGAATATCCACGCCCATGCCCACAAACCAGTTGGACGTTACGCGGCGTTCGATAATGGCCCGCGCGGTATAACCCGTGCCTGAGGAACTGCTGCCGGTTTCCATCGCGCCCCGGTCGGTATAGCGGTCTGGCTCATCGGTCGGGATCAGATTCTGGATCGGGTAGCGCAGTTCGTCTTTGGTTTTGGAGTGAGACCAGGACACCGAGCCACCCAGCTCCCAGGACCAGTTCTCCGTACGTTTACGCCAGGTCACCGGCAGTGCGAAGGAGACATACTCCTGCGGGCTGTAGTAGCCGCCCTGACCCAGGGTATAACCGCTCAGGTCTTTATCGTAGTGCCAGAGCATATTGGAGACGCCGACGGTCAGGCGCTCGTTGTTTTTATTAATGAGCTTGTAGTAGTAACCTGTCATCCAGCGGACGCGCCAGTTATCCTCCACATTTTTACCCGTTAGCGTTTCCGCGTTCAGGCTTGACCAGACGCCGTTCGCTTCCCCTTTGTCATAGCTCACGCTTACGCCGCCACCGGTGGCACGTACGCCGCCCCAGGTGGTGCCGGTGTTGGTATCTTTTTGCCCGGCGAAGGCCAGCAGAGAGCTGGAGATGGGGCGGCGATGGGCGTTAACGGTATAGCCGACAGGGCCCAGATCGCTGCTGTAGCTGATGCCGCCCACCACGTCGACGACGTCAAAGCCCATTGGCGTGGTGCCAATATCCATCGCCCAGGTTTTATTCTGCCAGCCGACGGCGACGCTTGCGCCATTGTCGGACTGATGGGTGTTGCCGCTACACGGTGTTTCGTAGCAGGTCCCCCATTTTGGATCGTAAGTCCCGTTATTGTTATCAAATGAACCGGCGTCCATGTTGACCAGATCGCTTCTGAAGAACATGCGCCCGTCAGAGAGCGGGGCATCCACCTGCAGCATGGTGGTATGCGCCTTCAGGTCGGAATAGCCGCCCGTGCCGCTGGAGCCCCAGTAGTCGTGCTGCAGCGTGACGTTAACATCCTGCTGACGGTACAAGTCACCGGCATCACTGCGCACGCCGCGCTTCAGCCAGTCGTCTTTTTCATCGTTACGCGTCAGACGGGTGAAACTATCGTTGTCGGCAGGACGGGTCGTCGTGATGCCGGACGACACCATCGCATCTTTATAGGTTTCCAGCGCCTGCTGAGGCTGCCCGTTTTGCGCCTGGAAACGCGCGGCATCACGTAACACCAGCGCGTTTTCCATGGAGCCGGGCTGCGATTTAGCCTGCGGAATGATGTTGTTGAAGGTCTGTTCTGCGGCAGCGGAATCGCCCAGACCTGCCTGCGCCATCGCGATCCTGCGCTGCATGTTGAGCGACAGCGGCTGGCCGTTTTGCGATGCGGGCAATTTCGCCAGCTCTGCGCGCGCGGCATCTTTGTCACCCTGAGCGCTATAAATCTCGGTCAGGCCGAGGATCGCGTCTTCGTTCTGCGGCTCACGCTGCAGAACGGCGCTGTACGCCGCTTTCGCCGACGCCAGATCGCCACGCTGCTGCGCCCAGTCCGCCAGCGTAAGGTCGATGCGGGTGGAGGTCGGCTGCTGACGCAGAAGGTTTTCCGCCTCCTGCTCTTTGCCGCTGTCGCGCAGACGGTTGGCGGTTTCCAGCACCTGGTTGCTTTGCAGGCGGTCGGCAAGCTCCTGAATATTGCCGTTCCACTGGCTGCGCGGCAGCGTGTCCAGATGCGCCAGCGCGGCGCGATCCTGATCGTTTCCGGAAAGATAGAGCCCGTTGGCGTAGACCTGATCCGGGTCGGACGGTTTCTGGCTGGCAAGCTGACGCATCAGGGTATCCGCCTGGCTGCGCTGACCCGCGCTGTAGAGATCGCGCGAGAGACGATAGGTTATCCACACGTCGCCGGGAGAGAGCGCCAGACGACGACGCTGAATCTCTGCCGCCTGGCCGTATTTCCCCTGATTTTCCAGCTGTTCTGCCTGAGCGGAAAGCTGCTCGTTGGTCAGGCTGCGTTCAATATCATCAATGCTCCGGCGCTGGCTGGCGGAGAGAGACTGGATAAACTGCGAGGCCTTCTCCGGGGACTGCGCGCGGTAAATATTGGCCAGGCCGCGGACCGCATTGCTGTTGCCGCTGTCCATACGCAGGGCCTGGCGATAATAACGTTCCGCCGCGTCGTTATCTTTACGCGCCGCGGCGGCATCTCCCAGCCCCAGCACGGCATAACTGTCGGTATTGTCGATACCGCGTGCCTGCTGATAGTAACGCTCCGCCTGCGCAGGGTTATTCGCCTTCAGCGCCGTATCGCCCTGCTGGATCAGCAGCCAGTAACGGTTGACCTTCAGCAAACTGTCCCATTTACCCCGGTTATCGCTCTGGGGATCGAGAGCAATCGCCTTTTCAAACTGCGCCACCGCGCGTGCGCGGTCGCCTTTCTGGGAGTACGCCTGGCCAAGGGCGCCCACCGCTTCACTGTCGGCATGGTTGGCGCTGACGGCTTTTTGCAGTTCCGCGACCGCCTTACTCCCCTGCCCGGCATCCACTGCCGCCAGCCCTTCCGCTTTCGCGCGGAACGCCGGGTCAGCGAGCTGTTTTTGCTGCGCTTCAAGCTGGGCACGCGCCGCCGTGACGCTATCACCACTGCTGAATACGCTCAGGTATTTTTGCAGCGCGCTAACGCTGGCGCTGCTGGCAGGCTGGCCTTTGATTTGGTCAT from Enterobacter sp. JBIWA008 carries:
- the bcsC gene encoding cellulose synthase complex outer membrane protein BcsC — protein: MRKFTVNLLTLSLGLALMPMVEAANSPQQKQLLEQVRLGESTQREDLVRQSLYRLELIDPNNPDVIAARFRYLLRQGDNAGAQKELDRLKGIAPGSSAYQSSRNTMLLSTPDGRQQLQQARLLATTGHTQEAIAAYDKLFDGNPPGGDVATEYWNVVAKDPARRNAAINQLKKINTSSPGNTQLQATLSQLLFQSGRRDEGFAVLQEMAKSTNGRSQASDMWYDQIKGQPASSASVSALQKYLSVFSSGDSVTAARAQLEAQQKQLADPAFRAKAEGLAAVDAGQGSKAVAELQKAVSANHADSEAVGALGQAYSQKGDRARAVAQFEKAIALDPQSDNRGKWDSLLKVNRYWLLIQQGDTALKANNPAQAERYYQQARGIDNTDSYAVLGLGDAAAARKDNDAAERYYRQALRMDSGNSNAVRGLANIYRAQSPEKASQFIQSLSASQRRSIDDIERSLTNEQLSAQAEQLENQGKYGQAAEIQRRRLALSPGDVWITYRLSRDLYSAGQRSQADTLMRQLASQKPSDPDQVYANGLYLSGNDQDRAALAHLDTLPRSQWNGNIQELADRLQSNQVLETANRLRDSGKEQEAENLLRQQPTSTRIDLTLADWAQQRGDLASAKAAYSAVLQREPQNEDAILGLTEIYSAQGDKDAARAELAKLPASQNGQPLSLNMQRRIAMAQAGLGDSAAAEQTFNNIIPQAKSQPGSMENALVLRDAARFQAQNGQPQQALETYKDAMVSSGITTTRPADNDSFTRLTRNDEKDDWLKRGVRSDAGDLYRQQDVNVTLQHDYWGSSGTGGYSDLKAHTTMLQVDAPLSDGRMFFRSDLVNMDAGSFDNNNGTYDPKWGTCYETPCSGNTHQSDNGASVAVGWQNKTWAMDIGTTPMGFDVVDVVGGISYSSDLGPVGYTVNAHRRPISSSLLAFAGQKDTNTGTTWGGVRATGGGVSVSYDKGEANGVWSSLNAETLTGKNVEDNWRVRWMTGYYYKLINKNNERLTVGVSNMLWHYDKDLSGYTLGQGGYYSPQEYVSFALPVTWRKRTENWSWELGGSVSWSHSKTKDELRYPIQNLIPTDEPDRYTDRGAMETGSSSSGTGYTARAIIERRVTSNWFVGMGVDIQEAKDYTPSHALIYVRYSAAGWQGDMDLPPQPLIPYADW